The nucleotide sequence GCGTCTTATCAGACTTTGGTGAAGGCCATTCTTTTTCAGCATCCGGTTCTTGTCCGATTCCAACATCAGAAACATTTTTACTGTCGTCAGGAACATTTTTACTCGCCAATCGTCCAAACGGCCACAAACTCCAACTTCCGCCAGCACCGTCAACTATATCGGGAGGACCACCTACAAATACGTTTCCACTATAAATATAGAATCTTGACATAACTACATATCTATAACTAATATGAATTCACACAAAGATCCAATGCTACCATCTTGAAGATCCGTCGATAAGTCATCAGCACTTTGTCGTAATTCTTTCTCTATTAATTCTTTTTTGAACCTTGAAGCATCTTCCCTGAGTAAATCCCAATTCGATCTTAATCTACCAACAGGAGAGTAAAATTCCAGTTCATCTTGATTATCTGGAATCGGATCGTTAAATCGACAATTGTTCGGCAGGGACTTTGCCTGCTGACCAATTTCCGCTTTTGGGATTTCACGACTTTTAGGGATCTCCAAATTACTTTGACACCTTCTAAGATTTCCCTTTAACCCTTCAAGTTCACCTTTGGAGCGTTCTCGATACGTTCTGACTCTAAGTAGATTTGGACCATGCATCATAGCTATTGACTCACTCCCTGCATGTTTGACTTCTTGCTCTATCTTGCTGATGTTCGGTTTTGTATCATCAAGATCGCCAAAAATCAACTGTTCTTCCACAAACGGTTCTGATACTTGAAACTCAACGTTTGGCTCCAATGGCGGTCTGATTTCATTCGTTTCATCTACTTCCGTTGTAAGATTATCTTCCACATTTTGACACAAAGGTACTGCAACAGAACCGCAAGGAACAAGTTCTACGGCTGCATCTTCTTGATTAGATGCACTTTCTGCATAGCTTTCGGGTACAATTTCTAAAGACCCTTGGCCTGTTATCAATCCCACTTCTGGTTCGTTACCATCATCCAACTGAGCTCTTGAACGCTCTTCAGAAACACAATCTTCGTCAGCATCTTTGTTAACACCATTAACATCATCTGCTGCTATAGTTTCTTCAACCTTCATTGAAGGCGCCTCGTGATCAACCCCTGAATTCTCTGACTCATTTGCAAAGTGTTGTTCGTGTAAAACCATACTCGTCTCCAATCTTCCACCGGTGATATATCCATTATCGTTTCTTGATTCTCTACTTCTCGATGAATGATTCGTTGACCACCTCGATTCCAACAGATCAGCGGCAATTTCAGCCCTTTCCAATTGTGTCATCCTACCGTCATTTGAATCATCCTCTTCTTTTGTCAAAGTATGTTCTTTCATAGATCTTCTCCCTAaaacaaaccctaaaattctaGACCCTTTAGAGTTAGTTCTCGAAAAAGCCGCACCGTCAGTTCCATCACCAACCGAATTACACTTATCAAAGTCACAATCCATACTTTTCGACTTAATAGGAAGCGTATCTCGCTCTTTTCCATTTAAAACCTCACAAAAAGACGAATGTGAGGAAACTCCTTCAACTACTTCCTCCGAATCAACCTCTCGGAGAAAATACGCCTCCCCTCGCGGATCCAAATACATACTAAAATCCGCATCAACCCCATTAACATTAATGTCCACAACTCTTTCTTTCGCCTTCAACACCCCTTGAAACTTCCCAAACCTAACATACCACGGAGACGACTTCAAACTACCGTCTTCTTGCTGCACCACAACGATATCAACCGCCCCGCCAAAAGGATGAAACGGGCCGGAAACCGTGTACACCCCTTGTGTGATATAGCTGCCTAGCCTCCCTACAGCATACATCTTCCCCTAAACTAAACTAACCGAATTCACCAAAATCACATCACCAATTTACACAAATATAACAGTTGCCTCCAGTAAGATTAACCCAATATCACAAACTCCGCAAACCAATTGGGAACCAAACCAAGCTAACTAAGATCAAATTCCCAAAATAACCCAATTTATTACCGACACGAAATGTTAATATTATTCGAAAACCGCCTCTAACGAACTATAATTGCAATAAAAGATGGATTCTTGACTACGAAACTTTACCGAATTTCAAACAAATAAAGAAGGAAGGAACATGAAAAAATCAAATAGGGCAAAAGTATAATCCTTTTTCAGATATTTCGATTGTACCACAAAGATTTGATCGATTGATTGATCTTCACCGCCATTGTTTTTCCCGAATGTTCGTTCATGTTGTTAATTCCATAAACTGGTGGATTACAATTGACGTGAGGGAAAGAATTAAGAAACCCtcttgtgttgtgttgtgttcgAAAGATTGAATGAAGGCGGAAACGTTGTTTTATTAATTGGGGTGGGTGGGTGGGTTATCGGTCGAATGAATATTGTCAGATGAATCGAAGAGAACAGAACATAACGTAGTTAATGATGATGGAGGTTTGAGTTCGgtgttttatttaatttttttgttattttcaaaAACATTAGTTAATCATATTATATTCTTTTCGTTTTTTAGTTGGTTCACGAGAGAATGAAACGTGTTTATGCTTTTTCTTCCGTATCGACACTCCTTTTcattgtttttgtttattttttacaAATCCGTATTGTGGAAAAGATTAATACATTTTtgttagggtaaattacacttttcgtcctttatttTTGTAGCagattgcaacggatagcctttaacttcaataattacactcacagtcctttatttgcaaaactcgTTACACTTTACGTCTTTTAGCgctaacctagttaaaattttcagttaaatatggtatgtgtttTGCCATAAGGGTAATTCAGTCATTTTATCAATAAATTTAAAAAggtaaattaaaaataaaacataaaaagtaataAAACATATAAACACCTTGTCCTCTCTCTAAACACCATCTCTTTCCCTCTCTAATCCCAAACCCCCCAATTTCTGGTGGTGATGGCCGCAGctttggtggtggtggcagtggcggaTTTGATGTTGGTGGTGGCAGTGACCAAAAAAAGTCAAAACACATCCTAAACCTCCAACTTCTCAAATTCAAACAAAACCCTACCGAAGTCAAACAAAACTCTCCAACTAAAAAGCTTACAATTAACAATATTTAAACAATAATCAACCAAACAATAAAAAGGGTTACTTTTTCAGCATCTTTTGGATCCAAATCCCCTTTCTTAACAGAAGAAGCAATGAAGAAATTAACCATCTTGATATTTGAATCAAGAGCTAGGGCTCGTTGCCTTAACGAAGGTTCCTCTTGTAAATTTATTGCGATTAAAGAAGCAGCTGATTCCTGCAACTCCTTACTCTGTTCCACTATTCTAGAAACTTCTTCCGATACGTTTCTCTTCGATgagttgttattattattattattattattattattattattattattattattattattattattattattattattattatcaccgCCCCTCACGGTGGCGGTCGAATCGAGGGCTTTTGAGAGGGGGAGAGAGGTGGGGTGGGGAGGAGAGAGAAGCGCCGGAGAGAGAGGGGGTGGAGAAGGTGAGGAGAGAGGAAGCCATGGTGGTTGTTATGGTGGAGGAGGATGAAGGAGATCTGATCTTTTGAAGGTTTTGAGAAAGAGAAGAGTagtgaaagagagagagagagagagtgtgttaatttatatatattttttaatttagttaatttaatttTTGAGTAAAATTACCAActtaccctcatgtgcaatgcacatatCATATttaacttaactgaaaattttgacaaggttagtgctaaaggacgtaaaGTGtgatgagttttacaaataaaggactgtgactgtaattattgaagttaaaggttatccattgcaatccgatacaaacagaaaggacgaaaagtgtaatttaccctctTTTTTAATTAGTAAAGTTGCACACTATGATAATTGAACCCGTGATCTCATTTATCTTAAGTTTTATTTAACTCGCCAATATCACTTGGCAATTTCCAAGTAGATGAATGATACATTTCTTAATATAAACATTCCATGGGTTAGTAGGCATGTAAGTTTTAAGATATGAAATCACAACTTACATATACAATGGGGGCTTTTGGTTGATATGGATTTGTTTTGGTACAAGACCGATTCTCGATACAGCAACCAAAAGAAACATGCAAAAGAATATGTAAATATGTTTTTGCATCGATTGAATATCATAAAAAGATATTTGCATCCGATAAAATCGTTGTGAGACGTTAAACCGTGGGAAAAATTAATGTCTTCCAAAATAAAAAAAGTCTTAAAAGTATTTATTTAAGAAATAATACTAAGAAAAATCTTTATAGTTTAAAGAAGGAcaaaaacaataacaataatacaaaaagaaaggatattatatatattatactagattagaacctcgtgtattacacgggttgaataaatgtaattttatatattaaataataagcAGTTATATTTTTATGGACCCCGTATATTGTATGGGTTAACTAAATGTGATTTTAtatatcaaaaaataaaaaaaagttatatctttaaaaaccatgtgtattacacagattaaataaatgtaattttgtatactaaatgctaaaaacgtcatatctttaaaaaaaaccatgtataatcgggttgaataaatctaccaaataataaaaaaattacattcttAAAAACCCCatatgttacacgtgttgaatagatctgaaaagagttatatctttgaaaaccatgtgtattacacatattaaatataAAGGTAATtctgtatattaaatactaaaaatgtcgtatctttaaaaaactcgtgtatagtcgggttgaaaaatctaacaaataataaaagaattatattcttataaaccctatgtattacacgcagtgttgtaaaagtcagattactcggccgagtactcggcgagtactcggtccttggaccccctccgaggcgacttcctcctaggcggtctcaattagtcggcctcgggattactcgggagtactcggtgcctagtcggacgtagtcggcctagtcggtctaggcggtcaacgtggtttgttgacttttaatcggtcaaactcggtcaaaatcggcctactcggccttgtactcggactactcggccttgtactcagaTTAGTCGGACtattcagaatatttgaactttaaacatgtttcattttaaattatactcagttgacatgaattatgcttattttaacacataaataatatataacaattaattttctttatatttaccatgtccgcgtactccccgagtaccatggttgtaaaaatcgcgactagcCGCTATTTAAACGCTGACTAGTCGCTAGTCGCCCATCAACTGAGTAATTTTCAGCTAATCAGtaaaaaaatcgctagtcggcctagtcggcccTAGTCGGTCCTAATCGCGAGTAGTCGGTCGGGAAAAATCGTAAAAAAtcgggaaaaaacaaaaaaaaaaatcgggaaaaaacaaaaaaaaatcgggaaaaaacaaaacaaaatcggaaaaaatcataaaaattcggAAAAAAACACATATCCCGGCCAAAACCTCCCAGATTCCGGTCAAAACTTGTccacttaaaaaaattacatataaaaatatatgtatatatgtataaaaacttaaaattatacataaaaagtccgatccgattaatcccgattaatcccgagtaatctcgagtagtcgctagtccctacctcaccgacccgctagcgactagcgagttctccaaccttgccgagtactctccgagtactccgattactcccaactccctagtcggccgactagggaccgcctagcgacttttacaacactgattcgtgttgaataaatctaattttacatagcaaatgatataaagttatatctttaaaaacttcgtgtattacacgggttatataaatgtaactttgtatggtaaataataaaaaaaatcatatttttcaaaaccctgcattttacacgagttgaataaatataattttgtataccaaataataaaaaaggttatatttgtaataaattaggataacatttaatattaattttatatatatatatatatatatatatatagagagagagagagagagaaagtataatgtacaaaaaggCTTATCCTGCATTATCATACGCGACagagttataacgtgcgtaattagtatcccatgcgtgattatcacttTTTTTTATCAACATAACTTGCGTAATTAAGCTTCCATGCGTGATTAGGTCAAAAAAAttgatcccatgcgtgattaattgctcccatgcgtgattaactggctcccatgcgtgattaactGATCCATGCGTGATTTTTGGCCTGATCCAAGGGTTACGCGCGTCGCGTACATTTTGTACGATAagcctttttgtatgttaacctttccctatatatatatatatatatatatatatatatatataatataagatAAATAGGAGAGAgaagtatttgttttaaaaatatattaaattaataatttagatttgaagataatattttattaaagtatgataagatttaatattaatttattttttatttgtaaaatataAGATAAATATTGATTTGAGGATacattcaatgaatgacacgtatccaaaagttggtttcttttattatagtagatagattatatatatatatatatatatatattatatatatatatatatatattgttaacgAAGAAGaacgatgaatagtaactttctttttataataatatataatttttcttattttttatttaatatattataatagtttattattatatttacttttagtaacgtatttttaattttttttcttttttaaaaccatatattttctttaccatttttaataattcttttttctttgtttagaatatatattaatttatcaatttatttgatacttctttaataatttatgtttataacgtttttctaaaaacttaaataCGTAGTCGTGATTGATTTTCCTctcgacattccgttataagttttattaaaaacgaagttgtactcaaaataaagtatttatttggtatcataaaaaggttcgatgataaactaaatcgttctaatggtttgaccttttaaacatgttttattttcaaatcacgtttgttttacattatcatttgctcggtttcgtcGCAACGCGCGATGTAAAAAAAACTAGTTGTATTTAaaagtaaattatgattttggcccctgtggttatatcacatttactcttttagcccaaaaaggattttttaacatctaagtccccaacgttttttttttctaacccttttggcctcTAATTAGGGCAGGCAATTTTAtacgaatacacgacacgaaactacacgaagttaacaggtatcatgtatggccttaacaggtatcctgtaccaaacaggtagacacgagattacctgttaatttccgtgtataaacaggttaaataccCGTTTACAtgttaatacccgttagtacacgattagaaattaaattaaataaaacttatcagccatgtgcgtgtgggttccttaattcctttctattttcattcctctttcaattaaaaaaaataaaaccctaaactccctctATAACTCCCAGAtagcatgtcgtgttcgtgttaacaggtattaataggtaattttcgtgtataacagtcgaacaaccgtgttaacaggtattaacaggtaattttcatGTATATCGTGgcgtgttcgtgtttgaaaaaaaggacacgataagttatTGTATCGTATTCGTGTATGGGATTTCGTGtttcgtgtcttatcgtgtcgtgtcttatcatgtacgggtatacacgatatgccagcctTACCTCTAATACTAACCTCATCCATTTAGTATCCATTTAGTTGGTTAAAAACTTGTAAAATTATCTAAATGCCATTAATATTAACAAACAAATAAATGAGACCCACTTTTACCCACCTACCCACCCctaccccacccccacccctcaTTTTTCTCGCTTATCTCGTTCTCTCTGCACACACACCTTCACACCTCCATTTCTTTTTCATGGATGTTATGCTTGAAACTCTCAAAGTTTTCCGTGCCTGCGCCTTTCCGGAGGCATCGTCGTCTCCGATCATCTCTTCTGCTTGCCGGAGTTTTGTAAATTTGTCGAAATCAAAAGGTTGAAAATCCAATAGGTTTCCGTTTCTGGATCGGCGAGTTTACGATGTAAATTAGGTCGCTGTGGATCGCGTATCGTATGTCAGGCTCTAGAAGCTGTTCAAGGTTAGATTCGTGCTTAATCGTTTATGTCAGGCTCAAGAAGCTGTTCAAAATTAGATTCGTGCTTAATCGTTTTGTATTATGTTCTAGACCTAGATTTTCAGTGCAGGTATCTGTTAATTTGTTATTAGTGTATAATATTAAGTGATTGTTAACAGATCGGTAGGTTTTATTATTTTATGAAttgtttattataattttccGAGATTAAATTGAGTTTTTTTGTAAGGTTTGAAAATCTGTGAATTTAATGAATTACTTAGCTAGCTTTCTGGTAATAAGTTgttgtttgttttattttgtgtTGGTTGGTAACTGTGAATTTTTATGGCTTGGTGGTTTGGTATGGCTGGATTTgggtgtggtggtggtgtgtggtgtggAGGTGATGATCTGTGTCGGAAGAGATGGTAGTGATTTACGGTGGCCGCAGTGGTGGACGGTGGTGCTAAGTTTTGAGTGACGGTTTTAGAGTTGGGGTGAAGGAAATGAAGAAAGGGAAGGTGGGTCCactttttatatttaaataataGTGGTGGACTCCATTTATCTTTATAGGTGAATTGCCATAAATGCCCCTCCTGTGAGGGGCACATGATAAGTTTTTAACCAGGTAAATGGATGGTGTTAGTATTAGGGGCCAAAGGactagaaaaaaagacgttggtggctcagatgttaaaaaaatccTTTTTgagctaaaagagtaaaagtgatataaccacatgggccaccGTAATTTACTCTGTATTTAAATAACATCAACTTTCATTATTTGACTGATATCACTTCCAATTTACAAATTGTAGCACACCACTCCCCCaacttttaacttgttttcctcTAACACTCCCAAACTAACTGAACCCTAACCCAGATAGTTTTTTGTTGATGTCGCACTTGTTTAGTGGCGTGGCATTTTTGCTGACATGATGTGGTGCTTATTTTAGTGGTGTGGCATCTGATGTGGCATCTGATGTGGCGTTTATTTAGTGACGTGGCATCTGACGTGACTCTTTCATGCGGTTCACTCATAACTTTTAAATccttatttttttagttttaattcCATCAACCTCTTACGTGGTTCTCTATTCTCTTCCAATTCAAACATTTTTGCCGACTTAAATTCGGTCATGGCATCCAGCCAACCCTCTTTCCCTTTGCTTGTTGACAACCCGGCCCTTTTCTTCCGTTGCAGCCTTGTTGGTGTTGTGTCCTTGGTTGGGTCGTCATTTAAATTGATGTTGATAATGTTTCTTGAAACCCATTCGTTGAGGTTGTGAAATTTCCCAACTCGGATGTtttgatcttttttttttttttgaacgactacGCATACCCGTTGGGCCATCAAGATCCATCAATGGACTAAGAATCTATTTGCAATGGGTCCTCGCAATCTCCCACACTTGCAATTAGGAAAACCCTTTCTTTGTGTAGAGTCTTGCGTATTCGATTAGGGCATCCTTAATGATATTTTCCTCATTCGATCCACTTGGCAAAATGCGAAATTAATATATGGTACAAAAGTAATTAATCTTTTGAATTTTATCAAAAACAATGCAACAAActaatataattaaaaaatataggattaataatatatattttgtacGTAGCACGCATTGATTTGAATCATATTTTTATTTCAACCCATCCATTTCCCCATGATTTAATCCATGTTTCGAGtagatatatttttattttccaaaATGTGCGATAACTCATTTCCGAAAGTGTTCTTTTGATTGTTGATTTCCTATTTGTCCTCAACAATAAGAAAGACTTAACCAAGGCTACCTCTTACTCCTGCATCCAATCTTGACGTTTTCCctgtttgcttttttttttccCGTCTTTCACTAGTAGCTTGCACTTGTATTTCTTCCTCTttttcttcatgttcatcatctTGTGGCTCTTCTTGTTCGTAGTCTCCATCCGAATCGGGATTACTAACCGGGTTATGAAAACGAAAAATTTTGGTATTAGGGGTAGGCTCACGATACCGAAACGGTCAATAATTCGCTCGTCCACCGGGTTAAGAGATAAAGTAAAATGATGGGTTGCAACGTGGGTTGGTATGTTGAAATGGGAGAAGTATTGCGGATATTATGGTAATGGTT is from Helianthus annuus cultivar XRQ/B chromosome 9, HanXRQr2.0-SUNRISE, whole genome shotgun sequence and encodes:
- the LOC110879450 gene encoding phosphatidate phosphatase PAH2 isoform X2; its protein translation is MYAVGRLGSYITQGVYTVSGPFHPFGGAVDIVVVQQEDGSLKSSPWYVRFGKFQGVLKAKERVVDINVNGVDADFSMYLDPRGEAYFLREVDSEEVVEGVSSHSSFCEVLNGKERDTLPIKSKSMDCDFDKCNSVGDGTDGAAFSRTNSKGSRILGFVLGRRSMKEHTLTKEEDDSNDGRMTQLERAEIAADLLESRWSTNHSSRSRESRNDNGYITGGRLETSMVLHEQHFANESENSGVDHEAPSMKVEETIAADDVNGVNKDADEDCVSEERSRAQLDDGNEPEVGLITGQGSLEIVPESYAESASNQEDAAVELVPCGSVAVPLCQNVEDNLTTEVDETNEIRPPLEPNVEFQVSEPFVEEQLIFGDLDDTKPNISKIEQEVKHAGSESIAMMHGPNLLRVRTYRERSKGELEGLKGNLRRCQSNLEIPKSREIPKAEIGQQAKSLPNNCRFNDPIPDNQDELEFYSPVGRLRSNWDLLREDASRFKKELIEKELRQSADDLSTDLQDGGPPDIVDGAGGSWSLWPFGRLASKNVPDDSKNVSDVGIGQEPDAEKEWPSPKSDKTHTRELTPTPEQLASLNLAEGQNTVTFTFSTSVLGSQKVDARIYLWSWDTRIVISDVDGTITKSDVLGQFMPLVGRDWSHIGVTHLFSAIVENGYQMLYLSARSISQASITRQFLFNLTQDGKALPDGPVVISPDGLFPSLFREVIRRAPHEFKIACLEDIKACFPPDRNPFYAGFGNRDTDEFSYLKVGIPKGKIFIINPKGEVVINRCIDSKSYASLHALVNGIFPPVSVHEEEDYNSWNFWKLPPPTVD
- the LOC110879450 gene encoding phosphatidate phosphatase PAH2 isoform X1: MYAVGRLGSYITQGVYTVSGPFHPFGGAVDIVVVQQEDGSLKSSPWYVRFGKFQGVLKAKERVVDINVNGVDADFSMYLDPRGEAYFLREVDSEEVVEGVSSHSSFCEVLNGKERDTLPIKSKSMDCDFDKCNSVGDGTDGAAFSRTNSKGSRILGFVLGRRSMKEHTLTKEEDDSNDGRMTQLERAEIAADLLESRWSTNHSSRSRESRNDNGYITGGRLETSMVLHEQHFANESENSGVDHEAPSMKVEETIAADDVNGVNKDADEDCVSEERSRAQLDDGNEPEVGLITGQGSLEIVPESYAESASNQEDAAVELVPCGSVAVPLCQNVEDNLTTEVDETNEIRPPLEPNVEFQVSEPFVEEQLIFGDLDDTKPNISKIEQEVKHAGSESIAMMHGPNLLRVRTYRERSKGELEGLKGNLRRCQSNLEIPKSREIPKAEIGQQAKSLPNNCRFNDPIPDNQDELEFYSPVGRLRSNWDLLREDASRFKKELIEKELRQSADDLSTDLQDGGPPDIVDGAGGSWSLWPFGRLASKNVPDDSKNVSDVGIGQEPDAEKEWPSPKSDKTHTRELTPTPEQLASLNLAEGQNTVTFTFSTSVLGSQKVDARIYLWSWDTRIVISDVDGTITKSDVLGQFMPLVGRDWSHIGVTHLFSAIVENGYQMLYLSARSISQASITRQFLFNLTQDGKALPDGPVVISPDGLFPSLFREVIRRAPHEFKIACLEDIKACFPPDRNPFYAGFGNRDTDEFSYLKVGIPKGKIFIINPKGEVVINRCIDSKSYASLHALVNGIFPPVSVHEEQEDYNSWNFWKLPPPTVD